From the genome of Papaver somniferum cultivar HN1 chromosome 2, ASM357369v1, whole genome shotgun sequence, one region includes:
- the LOC113348563 gene encoding uncharacterized protein LOC113348563: protein MASLFTTKPISSTSFITMFLILNIAFPSFISSQSSLCRTSCGDVPIEYPFSIDAGCGSPYFRHIFSCSDSGKLELRTPSGRYPVVNISYSDSHILVSDPFMWKCNDGHDFRPTRPFSLDTSTHLTLSTQNNYLFFNCSEEKVIVSPKPSFCERFPDKCDSSCDSASYLCRHLPDCPFGLGGRVPCCSYYPKATESLRLMLQYCTSYTSVYWRNVGALQPYDQVPEYGIRINYDIPITTSCLQCQEYSNGGGTCGFDTRSQNFTCLCEKGNVTTYCTDHQDYQHHRSIKVIAVTATGVSFAGAIGIGAGIWYIKKLRATAPVTCGVQSNENRFF from the exons ATGGCTTCACTGTTTACCACCAAACCCATATCAAGTACTTCTTTTATCACTATGTTTCTTATTCTTAACATAGCTTTCCCTAGTTTCATTTCTTCTCAATCATCTTTGTGTAGGACTTCTTGCGGTGATGTCCCAATCGAATACCCATTCAGTATTGATGCTGGATGTGGAAGTCCTTATTTCAGACACATTTTTTCATGTTCTGATTCAGGAAAACTTGAGTTAAGAACACCCTCTGGCAGATATCCTGTGGTTAATATAAGTTATTCCGATTCGCACATCCTAGTTTCTGATCCTTTCATGTGGAAATGCAACGACGGCCATGATTTTCGCCCTACTAGACCTTTTAGTCTTGATACAAGCACACATTTAACTCTTTCTACTCAAAACAACTATCTGTTCTTCAACTGCAGTGAAGAAAAGGTCATTGTTTCTCCAAAACCAAGTTTTTGTGAGCGATTTCCAGATAAATGTGATTCGTCTTGTGACAGTGCTAGTTATCTTTGTCGACATTTACCCGACTGTCCTTTCGGTTTGGGTGGGAGGGTTCCTTGTTGTTCTTATTATCCTAAGGCTACTGAATCTCTAAG GTTGATGTTGCAGTACTGTACATCATATACTAGCGTATATTGGAGAAATGTTGGTGCTCTTCAACCTTATGATCAAGTACCTGAATACGGAATTCGGATAAATTATGATATCCCGATCACAACAAGTTGTCTTCAGTGTCAAGAGTACTCGAATGGAGGGGGAACATGTGGTTTTGATACTCGATCTCAAAATTTTACTTGTTTATGCGAGAAAGGAAATGTAACAACTTACTGTACAG ATCATCAAGACTATCAGCACCATAGAAGTATTAAAGTCATAGCAG TGACAGCTACCGGGGTTTCGTTTGCCGGGGCCATAGGAATTGGAGCAGGAATAtggtacataaaaaaattgagaGCAACGGCTCCAGTTACATGTGGAGTTCAGAGCAATGAGAACAGGTTTTTTTGA